Proteins from one Erpetoichthys calabaricus chromosome 11, fErpCal1.3, whole genome shotgun sequence genomic window:
- the eri2 gene encoding ERI1 exoribonuclease 2: protein MATKQLARELGLIRKRSQVSGDNNQKKFGSNQFFAYLIVIDFESTCWREKNHHNQEIIEFPAVLMNATSGQIESEFQTYVQPQEHPILSEFCTELTGIKQNQVEAGVPLRICLSQFSRWLQDLQREKNIVFPNQSMLSAADKPCAFITWSDWDLGVCLQYECKRKQLRKPEVLNSWIDLRATYKQFYNRKPKGLNGALQDLGIEFSGREHSGLDDARNTAYLAWRMITDGCVMKITKSLDRVPRSLNPTVKPSLQNHEDRSSKNTAEMAPGEKMCTANCIPSAKQNLYEKCSIPCNGIIEKTESNVYGNISPVTEQIGRHENKVICQSILPTKTLLNGLSSSILNGSFYNSNSIKHTSTLGSLSFDSTVNTSLVLVSTVVNSVIDVPVQCLNVEAEGTVDMEKSIVLPELDEPIAYDAVILEDEDLTAENSVLDFKNERECCTSSQIVTTSNTVVYRNSDSSLTTLRSVSDKGSANSSLFKVPHVMHGPVLSKRNPENSLFSKSFAARKANNGPEKKKAPSSCNLPKKSCSFRVYEDCGIFTRPTPLSDFTRTSILSSNVNMKSASICLPAKITPPLCKCGCRAKRLNVSNGGPNHGKAFYCCPGGKQKSTVSRERCEFFKWESALLKENVSGNGSLSLCIPGVRDISNKSNVTPQHKGLVLRPSLRN from the exons ATGGCGACTAAGCAGCTGGCCAG GGAATTAGGATTGATAAGGAAGCGTTCCCAAGTCTCCGGGGACAACAACCAAAAGAAGTTTGGCTCAA atcAATTTTTTGCCTACCTTATTGTCATAGATTTTGAATCAACTTGCTGgagagagaaaaaccatcacaaCCAAGAAATTA TTGAATTTCCTGCAGTTTTGATGAATGCAACCAGTGGCCAAATTGAGTCAGAATTCCAAACATATGTCCAGCCTCAAGAACATCCAATATTGTCTGAGTTTTGTACCGAACTCACAGGAATTAAACAG AATCAAGTAGAGGCTGGAGTTCCTCTTAGGATCTGCTTATCTCAGTTTTCTCGATGGCTTCAGGATCTTCAAAGAGAAAAGAATATTGTGTTTCCTAATCAGTCCATGTTATCTGCAGCTGATAAGCCTTGTGCTTTTATCACCTGGTCAG ATTGGGATTTGGGTGTGTGCTTACAGTATGAATGCAAACGAAAGCAGCTTCGTAAACCTGAGGTTTTAAACAGCTGGATAGATCTCCGGGCAACATACAAG CAATTTTATAATCGCAAACCAAAGGGATTAAATGGAGCATTACAAGACCTAGGAATTGAGTTTTCTGGACGAGAACATTCAG GCTTGGATGATGCCCGCAACACTGCTTATTTGGCTTGGAGAATGATAACTGATGGATGTGTTATGAAAATTACTAAGAGTCTGGACAGG GTACCTCGAAGCTTGAACCCTACTGTAAAACCTTCACTGCAAAACCATGAAGATCGTTCGAGCAAAAATACAGCAGAGATGGCACCTGGGGAGAAGATGTGCACTGCTAACTGCATTCCAAGTGCAAAACAAAACCTATATGAAAAATGCTCAATTCCATGCAATGGTATAATAGAGAAGACAGAATCCAATGTATATGGGAATATTTCTCCAGTCACTGAACAAATTGGCAGACATGAAAATAAAGTAATCTGCCAGAGTATTTTGCCAACAAAGACATTACTAAATGGACTTTCATCTTCAATTCTTAATGGAAGCTTTTATAACTCTAATTCTATCAAACACACTTCTACACTGGGAAGTCTCTCCTTTGATTCTACAGTAAATACAAGTCTTGTGCTGGTTTCAACTGTTGTGAATTCGGTTATAGATGTGCCAGTTCAGTGCTTAAATGTAGAAGCTGAAGGCACAGTTGATATGGAAAAGTCTATTGTACTGCCTGAGCTGGATGAACCTATTGCATATGATGCTGTCATTCTGGAGGATGAGGACCTTACTGCTGAGAATTcagttttagattttaaaaatgagaGAGAATGCTGTACGTCTTCACAAATTGTAACCACTTCTAATACAGTGGTTTACAGAAACAGTGATAGCTCACTCACTACACTTCGTTCAGTTTCTGACAAAGGTTCAGCAAATAGTAGTTTATTTAAGGTTCCACATGTCATGCATGGACCAGTTTTGTCAAAAAGAAATCCTGAAAATTCATTATTCTCAAAGTCGTTTGCTGCTAGAAAAGCCAATAATGGACCGGAGAAGAAAAAGGCACCTTCCAGCTgtaatttaccaaaaaaaagttGCTCATTTAGAGTCTATGAAGACTGTGGGATCTTTACCCGACCTACTCCATTATCAGATTTTACTAGAACGTCTATACTGTCATCCAACGTTAACATGAAGTCTGCATCTATCTGCTTGCCTGCCAAAATTACCCCACCATTGTGCAAATGTGGTTGTAGAGCGAAGAGGCTTAATGTTTCCAATGGAGGTCCAAATCATGGAAAAGCATTTTACTGTTGTCCAGGTGGTAAGCAGAAAAGCACTGTGAGCCGAGAAAGATGTGAGTTTTTCAAATGGGAGTCagcactgttgaaagaaaatgtCTCTGGGAATGGTTCCTTGTCTTTATGCATACCTGGGGTTAGGGATATTAGTAACAAAAGCAATGTAACTCCTCAACACAAGGGTCTGGTCCTTAGGCCATCTCTGagaaattaa